Proteins from a single region of Mus pahari chromosome 2, PAHARI_EIJ_v1.1, whole genome shotgun sequence:
- the Fzd1 gene encoding frizzled-1, producing the protein MAEEAAPSESRAAGRLSLELCAGALPGRREEVGHRDTASHRRPRADPRRWASGLLLLLWLLEAPLLLGVRAQAAGQVSGPGQQAPPPPQPQQSGQQYNGERGISIPDHGYCQPISIPLCTDIAYNQTIMPNLLGHTNQEDAGLEVHQFYPLVKVQCSAELKFFLCSMYAPVCTVLEQALPPCRSLCERARQGCEALMNKFGFQWPDTLKCEKFPVHGAGELCVGQNTSDKGTPTPSLLPEFWTSNPQHGGGGYRGGYPGGAGTVERGKFSCPRALRVPSYLNYHFLGEKDCGAPCEPTKVYGLMYFGPEELRFSRTWIGIWSVLCCASTLFTVLTYLVDMRRFSYPERPIIFLSGCYTAVAVAYIAGFLLEDRVVCNDKFAEDGARTVAQGTKKEGCTILFMMLYFFSMASSIWWVILSLTWFLAAGMKWGHEAIEANSQYFHLAAWAVPAIKTITILALGQVDGDVLSGVCFVGLNNVDALRGFVLAPLFVYLFIGTSFLLAGFVSLFRIRTIMKHDGTKTEKLEKLMVRIGVFSVLYTVPATIVIACYFYEQAFRDQWERSWVAQSCKSYAIPCPHLQGGGGVPPHPPMSPDFTVFMIKYLMTLIVGITSGFWIWSGKTLNSWRKFYTRLTNSKQGETTV; encoded by the coding sequence ATGGCTGAGGAGGCGGCGCCTAGCGAGTCCCGGGCCGCCGGCCGGCTGAGCTTGGAACTTTGTGCCGGAGCACTCCCGGGCCGGCGGGAGGAGGTGGGGCACAGGGACACGGCCAGCCACCGCCGCCCCCGGGCTGATCCCCGGCGCTGGGCTAgcgggctgctgctgctgctttggcTGCTGGAGGCTCCTCTGCTTTTGGGGGTCCGAGCGCAGGCGGCGGGCCAGGTATCCGGGCCGGGCCAGCAAGCCCCGCCGCCGCCCCAGCCCCAGCAGAGCGGGCAGCAGTACAACGGCGAACGGGGCATCTCCATCCCGGACCACGGCTACTGCCAGCCCATCTCCATCCCGCTGTGCACGGACATCGCGTACAACCAGACCATCATGCCCAACCTGCTGGGCCACACGAATCAGGAGGACGCCGGTCTGGAGGTGCACCAGTTCTACCCGCTGGTGAAGGTGCAGTGCTCCGCCGAGCTCAAGTTCTTCCTGTGCTCCATGTACGCGCCTGTGTGCACCGTACTGGAGCAGGCGCTGCCGCCCTGCCGCTCCCTGTGCGAGCGCGCACGCCAGGGCTGCGAGGCGCTCATGAACAAGTTCGGCTTCCAGTGGCCAGACACGCTCAAGTGCGAGAAGTTCCCGGTGCACGGCGCAGGAGAGCTGTGCGTGGGCCAGAACACGTCCGACAAAGGCACCCCAACTCCCTCCTTGCTGCCGGAGTTCTGGACCAGCAATCCGCAGCACGGCGGCGGTGGTTACCGCGGCGGCTACCCGGGGGGTGCCGGGACGGTGGAGCGGGGAAAGTTCTCCTGCCCGCGCGCCCTCAGGGTGCCCTCCTACCTCAACTACCACTTTCTGGGGGAGAAGGACTGTGGCGCACCCTGCGAACCCACCAAGGTATACGGGCTCATGTACTTCGGGCCCGAGGAGCTGCGCTTCTCGCGCACCTGGATAGGCATCTGGTCCGTGCTGTGCTGCGCCTCCACGCTCTTCACGGTGCTCACGTACCTAGTGGACATGAGGCGCTTCAGCTACCCGGAACGGCCCATCATTTTCCTGTCCGGCTGTTACACAGCGGTGGCGGTGGCCTACATCGCCGGCTTTCTCTTGGAGGACCGGGTGGTGTGTAATGACAAGTTTGCAGAGGACGGGGCGCGCACGGTGGCGCAGGGCACTAAGAAAGAAGGCTGCACTATACTCTTTATGATGCTCTACTTCTTCAGTATGGCCAGCTCCATCTGGTGGGTAATCCTGTCCCTCACCTGGTTCCTGGCAGCCGGCATGAAGTGGGGCCACGAAGCCATCGAGGCCAACTCACAGTATTTCCACCTAGCCGCCTGGGCTGTGCCAGCCATCAAAACTATAACCATCTTGGCGTTGGGCCAGGTGGATGGCGACGTACTGAGCGGAGTGTGTTTTGTGGGGCTCAACAACGTGGACGCGCTGCGTGGCTTTGTGCTGGCGCCTCTCTTCGTTTATCTGTTCATCGGCACCTCTTTCCTGCTGGCCGGTTTCGTGTCACTCTTCCGCATCCGCACCATCATGAAGCATGACGGCACCAAGACAGAGAAGCTGGAGAAGCTGATGGTGCGCATCGGAGTCTTCAGTGTGCTCTACACCGTGCCGGCCACCATCGTCATCGCCTGCTACTTCTATGAACAGGCCTTTCGGGACCAGTGGGAGCGCAGCTGGGTGGCCCAGAGCTGCAAGAGTTATGCcatcccttgccctcacctccagGGAGGTGGAGGTGTCCCACCACACCCGCCCATGAGCCCCGACTTTACAGTCTTCATGATCAAGTATCTCATGACGCTGATTGTGGGCATCACATCGGGCTTCTGGATCTGGTCTGGCAAGACACTGAATTCCTGGAGGAAGTTCTACACGAGGCTTACCAACAGCAAACAGGGGGAGACTACCGTCTGA